The sequence AAACCGCCGTACGAGTATGAGATTCACACCATCGGCGTCGACCCGGCATACCAGGGCCATGGCATCGGCCGCGAGATGCTGAAACGGCTGCTCGACATCGCGGCCGACGACACGGTCTATCTCGAGGTGCGCACGGACAACGCGGCCGCCATCGCCATGTACGAGAGCGCGGGCTTCGTCAATGTCGGGCTGCGCAAGCGCTACTACCGCGTCAGCGGTGCTGACGCCTACACCATGCAACGCCCCGCACGAGGAGGTTCGGCATGACGACCATCCTGGCGATCGAAAGCTCCTGCGATGAGACCGGAATCGGCATCGCCGAGCTGGCCGCCGACGGCACCGTGACGCTGCTCGCCGATGAGGTGGCCTCCAGCGTCGACGAACACGTGCGATTCGGCGGTGTGGTGCCCGAGATCGCCTCGCGGGCACATCTCGAGGCACTTGGGCCGACCATGCGCCGCGCGCTGGACGCGGCGGGCATCGCCAAGCCGGATGTCGTCGCGGCCACCATCGGTCCTGGGCTGGCAGGCGCCCTGTTGGTGGGCGTCGCCGCGGCCAAGGCGTACGCGGTCGCATGGCAGGTGCCGTTCTACGCGGTCAACCACCTCGGCGGGCACCTGGCCGCCGACGTGTTCGACCATGGCTCACTGCCCGAATGCGTCGGCCTGCTGGTCTCCGGCGGCCACACCAATTTGCTGCACGTGCGCTCGCTGGCCGAACCGATGGAGGAGCTCGGCAGCACCGTCGACGACGCAGCGGGGGAGGCCTACGACAAGGTCGCGCGCCTGCTCGGCCTCGGCTATCCCGGCGGCAAAGTGCTCGACGACCTCGCCCGCCAGGGCGATCCCGACGCGATCGTGTTCCCCCGCGGCATGACCGGACCGCGCGACGACCCGTACGCGTTCAGCTTCTCCGGCCTCAAGACGGCCGTTGCCCGCTACGTGTTGAAGAACCCCTCGGCGCCGCAGGCTGACGTCGCCGCCGGGTTCCAGGAGGCGGTCGCCGACGTGCTCACGATGAAGGCGGTGCGGGCGGCTACCGAGCGCGGAGTTTCGACGCTGTTGATCGCGGGCGGTGTGGCCGCCAACTCCCGGCTGCGCGAGCTGGCTGCACAACGTTGCGCGGCTAACGGTCTGACACTTCGCATCCCGCGCCCGCGACTGTGCACCGACAACGGCGCGATGATCGCGTCGTTCGCGGCGCATCTCGTCGCAGCGGGCGCCCCGCCGTCCCCGCTCGACGTCGCAAGCGATCCCGGTCTGCCGGTGGTGAAAGGACAGCTGTGACCCACAAACTCGAGATCACCGAGCTGCTGTACCGGTATGCCGAGCTCATCGACGCCGGTGACTTCGACGGCATCGGTCAGCTGCTGGCCCGATCCACCTTCGGCGGATCGGGGACCGGATCGGTCTCGGGTGCCGACAACATCGCCAACCTGTTCGCGATGACAACCCGCCGATACCCCGACCACCAGAACACGCCGCGCACAAGGCATCTGGTGCTCAACCCGATCGTCGAGCTCGCCGACGACGACACCGCCACCACCCGATCGACGTTCTGCGTCGTCCAGGACACGGAGAGCGTGCCGATTCAGCCGATCGTCGTCGGTCGTTACTACGACAAATTCGGTCGCGACGACGACGGGTGGTACTTCACAGAGCGCAAGGTGGAGATCCAGATGATCGGCGACGTCTCGGCCCACCTCATGGTCGATCCGCGCAACTTCGGCTGATTCGTGCGGCAGACTCACTGCCGTGCACTACGACTTGCGTCTGCGGCCCGAACAACCCGAGACACCGTCCGCTGACGCCTTTGCGGTCCACCGCAGGGAGGTTCCTCCCACGCCTGGTCGCGACGGCCTGTCCCTCGCTTTCGTGCACGAGAGGCCCAGAGACGGGGTCGGCTATCCCCTCGTCCTCTTGCACGGCTACCCCGAGACCAAACGTATCTGGTGGCGCAACATTCGTCCCTTGGCCGACGCCGGTCATGAGGTGATCGCACTTGATCTGCGCGGCTACGGCGACTCCGACCTGTCCTCCGAGGATGTGTACGACCTCGCGGCGTGGAGCCGCGACATCTACCTGCTGGTCCATGATGTGCTCGGGTACGAACGGTGCGGCGTGGTCGCCGGCGATCTGGGCGGCGCGATCTCCTGCGACCTCGTCCAGCGGTACCCGGGTTTCGTGGAGAAACTCGTCTTCTTCGACTCCGTACCCCCGTTCCTGTTCGACGACTTCGCCGCAGCGGGCATCGACATCACCTCGATTCGCGCGATCGGCGAGGGGCCGACAAGTGACTACCGATACCTCCAGGGCGTGACCCCCGACGAACTGGCCGCCGAGCTGGACACACCCGCCAAGCGCAGGCGCTACGTCGCCGGAATGTACGGCCACCGGCTGTGGGCGTCACCGGGCACCTTCACCGCGGCCGACGTCGACTTCATGACCGAACCGTTCTCGACCGAAGAGCGATTGCGCGCGGGGTGGGCGGCCTATCAACTCATGCATGGACGAAAAATCAGTGAGCCGCCGATCCTGGACCGCAAGATCGACGTCCCGACGTTGATCCTCTACGGCATGGACGACCACGTCGTCGGACCCGATTTCCTGCCCACTTGCGAGATCGCTTTCACGGACAGAACCGGTCCTGTGGTGCTTCCGGGTGCAGGCCACTTCTTGCAGTGGGAGCGAGCCGACCTGTTCAACCCGCTGGTCACCGCCTACTTCGGCGACGTCCGCGTTCGCCACGGGCGATAGGCAGGGGTGGCTCTTGAGTGCTAGCACTCTCATGTATAGAGTGCTAGGAGGCAGGCGGCCACGCCCTCGACCGGCACCCGCGACGACGGCGCGAGGGCACGGACGCATGCCAACACCTACTAGAGCTGTGCAACCCGAATCTACGAAAGAGGGCTCCAATCGTGGCGAGCGTGAACATCAAGCCACTCGAGGACAAGATCCTCGTACAGGCCAACGAGGCCGAGACCACGACCGCATCCGGTCTGGTCATCCCCGACACCGCCAAGGAGAAGCCGCAGGAAGGCACCGTCGTCGCAGTTGGCCCCGGCCGCTGGGATGAGGACGGCGAAAAACGGATCCCGCTGGACGTGTCCGAGGGCGACACCGTCATCTACAGCAAGTACGGCGGCACCGAGATTAAGTACGGCGGCGAGGAGTACTTGATCCTGTCCGCACGCGACGTGCTGGCCATCGTCAACAAGTAAATAGACGAACGTGACCGCCCCGGCGATCCCCGCTAGCCAGCGGCGGATTCCCGGGGCGTCATGCATAGCAAGGACGGACACGCCCCATGGCAAAAGAAATCCAATTCAACGAGACCGCGCGCCGTGCAATGGAAGCGGGCGTTGACAAGCTCGCCGACGCGGTACGCGTGACACTGGGACCGCGCGGTCGGCACGTCGTGCTGGCCAAGGCCTTCGGCGGACCCACGGTAACCAACGACGGCGTCACCATCGCCCGCGAGATCGATCTGGAAGACCCGTTCGAGAACCTCGGCGCTCAGCTGGTGAAGTCGGTGGCCACCAAGACCAACGACGTTGCGGGCGACGGCACCACCACCGCGACCGTGCTCGCGCAGGCGATAATCAAGGCTGGCCTTCGCAACGTCGCCGCGGGAGCCAACCCGATGGCGCTGGGCGCCGGTATCTCCAAGGCCGCCGACGCGGTATCCGAGGCGCTGCTCGCGTCGGCCACCCCGGTGTCCGACAAGAAGGGCATCGCCCAGGTGGCGACGGTTTCCTCGCGCGACGAACAGCTCGGTGAGCTGGTCGGCGAGGCGATGACCACGGTCGGGGCCGACGGCGTCGTCAGCGTCGAGGAGTCGTCGACGCTGAACACCGAGCTGGAGGTCACCGACGGCGTCGGCTTCGACAAGGGCTTCATCTCGGCTTACTTCATCACCGACTTCGACGCCCAGGAGGCGGTTCTCGAAGACGCGCTGGTGTTGTTGCACCGCGAGAAGGTCAGTTCGCTGCCCGACCTGCTTCCGCTCCTCGAGAAGGTGGCCGAAGCCGGCAAGCCGCTGCTGATCATCGCCGAAGACGTTGAGGGCGAGGTGCTTTCGACCCTGGTTGTGAACGCCATTCGCAAGACGCTGAAGGCTGTCGCGGTCAAGGCGCCGTTCTTCGGCGACCGCCGCAAGGCGTTCCTCGAAGACCTCGCCATCGTCACCGGCGGTCAGGTGGTCAACCCCGACGTCGGCTTGCTGCTGCGCGAGGTCGGTCTCGACGTGCTCGGGTCGGCGCGCCGCGTCGTGGTCAGCAAGGACCAGACTGTGATCGTCGACGGCGGTGGCACGAAGGACGCCATCGAGGGGCGTAAGGCGCAGCTGCGGTCGGAGATCGAGGCCAGCGATTCCGATTGGGACCGCGAGAAGCTTGAGGAGCGGCTGGCCAAGTTGGCGGGCGGTGTGGCCGTCATCAAGGTCGGAGCGGCCACCGAGACGGCCCTCAAAGAGCGCAAGGAGAGCGTCGAGGACGCGGTCGCGGCCGCGAAGGCTGCGGTCGAGGAGGGCATCATCGCAGGCGGCGGCTCGGCGCTCCTTCGGGCCCGCAAGGCCGTCGAGAAGCTGCGCGAGGGCCTCAGCGGTGACGAGCGCACCGGTGCCGACGTCTTCGCCGCCGCGCTGTCGGCGCCACTGTTCTGGATCGCGACCAACGCCGGGCTGGATGGCGCTGTCGTCGTCAACAAGGTCGCCGAGCTGCCCGACGGGCAGGGCTTCAACGCGACGACGCTGGAGTACGGCGATCTTGCGTCCGACGGTGTCGTCGACC is a genomic window of Mycobacterium sp. ITM-2016-00318 containing:
- the rimI gene encoding ribosomal protein S18-alanine N-acetyltransferase; its protein translation is MTVSYDELTPADAARCAELEAQLFDGDDPWPAAAFLRELAAPHIHYVAARADDQLVGYGGIARLGRKPPYEYEIHTIGVDPAYQGHGIGREMLKRLLDIAADDTVYLEVRTDNAAAIAMYESAGFVNVGLRKRYYRVSGADAYTMQRPARGGSA
- the tsaD gene encoding tRNA (adenosine(37)-N6)-threonylcarbamoyltransferase complex transferase subunit TsaD, whose amino-acid sequence is MTTILAIESSCDETGIGIAELAADGTVTLLADEVASSVDEHVRFGGVVPEIASRAHLEALGPTMRRALDAAGIAKPDVVAATIGPGLAGALLVGVAAAKAYAVAWQVPFYAVNHLGGHLAADVFDHGSLPECVGLLVSGGHTNLLHVRSLAEPMEELGSTVDDAAGEAYDKVARLLGLGYPGGKVLDDLARQGDPDAIVFPRGMTGPRDDPYAFSFSGLKTAVARYVLKNPSAPQADVAAGFQEAVADVLTMKAVRAATERGVSTLLIAGGVAANSRLRELAAQRCAANGLTLRIPRPRLCTDNGAMIASFAAHLVAAGAPPSPLDVASDPGLPVVKGQL
- a CDS encoding nuclear transport factor 2 family protein; this translates as MTHKLEITELLYRYAELIDAGDFDGIGQLLARSTFGGSGTGSVSGADNIANLFAMTTRRYPDHQNTPRTRHLVLNPIVELADDDTATTRSTFCVVQDTESVPIQPIVVGRYYDKFGRDDDGWYFTERKVEIQMIGDVSAHLMVDPRNFG
- a CDS encoding alpha/beta fold hydrolase encodes the protein MHYDLRLRPEQPETPSADAFAVHRREVPPTPGRDGLSLAFVHERPRDGVGYPLVLLHGYPETKRIWWRNIRPLADAGHEVIALDLRGYGDSDLSSEDVYDLAAWSRDIYLLVHDVLGYERCGVVAGDLGGAISCDLVQRYPGFVEKLVFFDSVPPFLFDDFAAAGIDITSIRAIGEGPTSDYRYLQGVTPDELAAELDTPAKRRRYVAGMYGHRLWASPGTFTAADVDFMTEPFSTEERLRAGWAAYQLMHGRKISEPPILDRKIDVPTLILYGMDDHVVGPDFLPTCEIAFTDRTGPVVLPGAGHFLQWERADLFNPLVTAYFGDVRVRHGR
- the groES gene encoding co-chaperone GroES, whose protein sequence is MASVNIKPLEDKILVQANEAETTTASGLVIPDTAKEKPQEGTVVAVGPGRWDEDGEKRIPLDVSEGDTVIYSKYGGTEIKYGGEEYLILSARDVLAIVNK
- the groL gene encoding chaperonin GroEL (60 kDa chaperone family; promotes refolding of misfolded polypeptides especially under stressful conditions; forms two stacked rings of heptamers to form a barrel-shaped 14mer; ends can be capped by GroES; misfolded proteins enter the barrel where they are refolded when GroES binds) gives rise to the protein MAKEIQFNETARRAMEAGVDKLADAVRVTLGPRGRHVVLAKAFGGPTVTNDGVTIAREIDLEDPFENLGAQLVKSVATKTNDVAGDGTTTATVLAQAIIKAGLRNVAAGANPMALGAGISKAADAVSEALLASATPVSDKKGIAQVATVSSRDEQLGELVGEAMTTVGADGVVSVEESSTLNTELEVTDGVGFDKGFISAYFITDFDAQEAVLEDALVLLHREKVSSLPDLLPLLEKVAEAGKPLLIIAEDVEGEVLSTLVVNAIRKTLKAVAVKAPFFGDRRKAFLEDLAIVTGGQVVNPDVGLLLREVGLDVLGSARRVVVSKDQTVIVDGGGTKDAIEGRKAQLRSEIEASDSDWDREKLEERLAKLAGGVAVIKVGAATETALKERKESVEDAVAAAKAAVEEGIIAGGGSALLRARKAVEKLREGLSGDERTGADVFAAALSAPLFWIATNAGLDGAVVVNKVAELPDGQGFNATTLEYGDLASDGVVDPVKVTRSAVLNAASVARMVLTTETAIVEKPEETADDGHGHGHHHH